In one Pseudomonadota bacterium genomic region, the following are encoded:
- a CDS encoding DUF115 domain-containing protein gives MTLGLDLVTSDSGALTVRFGGVYLDDPVDPHKGAESFARREQVQSADHVIVLGGGLGYRVQRLREIGARSVIVFEPCEELFDLTRQRFQGRFEGAASFSDFAPLMAHLTSYTRPRERFVLLVSPAYRRVFPDAHERLKRVLNEAQGLTVVRENTVIERSRIIAENTLGNLAWLAQAPLATRLDRPLAGTPAFIVSAGPSLDRNGHLLARAAKHGAILAVNTSSAAVVAETAPIDVLVVIESLDSSRAMLEAAPHARLVALDLSAARENFAVPARKRAAFLTKSPAYDSLSRALGASPLVYGGSVATAAFSLAHRWGADPIVLVGQDLAYTGGRVYAKHTPYGAMRAIVQGNTIRLEGCPERDEAYTKRGLKKQPRSRPLLSTPAWGGAGTAATTHDLVLFQHWFEASAYHLRGQRRLINATEGGASIAGYEELSLGALLDELDERSDDLHEQVAAAATLSSEHLGAIRGEIVAGARELSRAAGRCLALAPGSRKLEQAQQQVKRAARKAPVAEAHSSSELMLIMKNRELSLRARTRKTYAAIRDSAVRVIELASQP, from the coding sequence GTGACGTTGGGGCTCGACCTCGTGACCAGTGACAGCGGTGCGCTGACCGTGCGCTTCGGCGGGGTCTACCTCGACGACCCCGTGGATCCGCACAAGGGGGCGGAGTCGTTCGCACGACGCGAGCAGGTACAGAGCGCGGATCACGTGATTGTGCTGGGCGGCGGGCTCGGCTATCGGGTCCAGCGGCTGCGCGAGATCGGCGCTCGCAGCGTGATCGTCTTCGAGCCCTGCGAAGAGCTTTTTGATCTCACCCGCCAGCGCTTTCAGGGTCGTTTCGAGGGGGCTGCCAGCTTCAGCGATTTCGCGCCGCTGATGGCGCACCTGACGAGCTATACCAGGCCCCGCGAACGCTTCGTCCTGCTGGTTTCCCCCGCCTACAGGCGCGTCTTCCCTGACGCCCACGAGCGCCTCAAGCGGGTGCTGAACGAGGCACAGGGATTGACCGTCGTGCGCGAGAACACAGTGATCGAGCGCAGCCGCATCATCGCGGAAAACACGCTCGGAAACCTGGCGTGGCTAGCCCAAGCGCCGCTCGCGACGAGGCTCGATCGGCCTCTGGCGGGCACCCCGGCGTTCATCGTGTCGGCAGGTCCGTCCCTGGACCGCAACGGCCATCTGTTGGCGCGCGCGGCCAAGCACGGCGCGATCTTGGCGGTCAACACGTCGTCGGCGGCTGTCGTGGCCGAAACCGCACCCATCGACGTGCTGGTCGTCATCGAGAGCCTCGACTCCTCGCGGGCCATGCTCGAGGCGGCGCCCCACGCTCGACTGGTAGCGCTCGATCTCTCTGCGGCGCGCGAGAACTTCGCCGTGCCCGCCCGCAAGCGCGCGGCTTTCTTGACCAAGAGCCCTGCCTATGACTCGCTATCCAGGGCGCTCGGCGCGAGTCCGCTGGTCTACGGCGGCAGTGTGGCCACCGCAGCCTTTTCGCTGGCCCATCGTTGGGGCGCCGATCCCATCGTGCTGGTGGGTCAAGATCTGGCGTACACCGGGGGCCGTGTCTACGCGAAGCACACCCCCTACGGCGCCATGCGTGCCATCGTGCAAGGCAACACCATCAGGCTCGAGGGCTGTCCCGAACGCGACGAGGCCTACACCAAGCGCGGGCTCAAGAAGCAGCCGCGTAGCCGCCCGCTGCTTTCGACTCCAGCCTGGGGCGGAGCAGGCACCGCGGCGACGACCCACGATCTGGTGCTGTTCCAGCACTGGTTCGAAGCCAGCGCCTACCATCTAAGGGGACAGCGGCGCCTGATCAACGCCACCGAAGGCGGTGCGTCCATAGCGGGTTACGAGGAGCTTTCGCTCGGCGCGCTGCTTGACGAGCTCGACGAGCGCTCGGATGACCTGCACGAGCAGGTGGCCGCCGCAGCCACGCTAAGCAGCGAGCATCTGGGTGCCATCCGGGGCGAAATCGTGGCAGGGGCACGCGAGCTGTCGCGGGCGGCGGGTCGCTGCCTCGCACTCGCGCCCGGGAGCCGGAAGCTCGAGCAGGCCCAGCAGCAGGTCAAGCGGGCCGCCCGCAAGGCCCCTGTGGCAGAAGCCCACAGCTCCTCGGAGCTGATGCTCATCATGAAGAACCGGGAGCTGTCCCTGCGTGCACGAACACGCAAGACCTATGCGGCCATTCGCGACAGCGCCGTTCGAGTCATCGAGCTCGCTTCGCAGCCGTAG